One stretch of Fictibacillus sp. b24 DNA includes these proteins:
- a CDS encoding SepM family pheromone-processing serine protease has product MTIEKEGKRKNFFSQNKFIILSLLIFAFIAFYPLPYYITSPGDARILDPIISVDGGDKDEGVFMLTTVSVGTANIPQYIWAKLSDYREVIPAEEIRAEDETDEEYNQRQLQMMEDSQHAATVVAFQQAGKKVDIQYHGVYVTGIMSGMPAEKKLKVGDKIIAVDRNPVMETKKLLDVLAPKKAGDPVELTILRGEKKMNVSLNIEQFPKKYIQDEGPKAGLGITSPVADVSIETDPKVKIDTSQIGGPSAGLMFTLEILDQLIDDDLTHGKKIAGTGTMDLQKNVGPIGGIQQKIVAADEAGAEIFFAPVEGDNYKDAVKAQKDIGSKMKIVPVKTLDDALKYLEKL; this is encoded by the coding sequence ATGACCATTGAAAAGGAAGGGAAAAGGAAAAACTTTTTCTCACAAAACAAATTTATCATTTTGTCTTTACTAATATTTGCATTCATTGCATTTTATCCACTCCCTTACTATATAACCTCTCCAGGGGATGCAAGGATTTTAGATCCCATCATTAGTGTGGATGGCGGAGATAAAGACGAGGGAGTGTTCATGCTTACTACCGTTTCAGTTGGAACAGCAAACATACCGCAATACATATGGGCAAAACTTAGCGACTATCGTGAGGTAATTCCTGCTGAAGAGATTAGAGCAGAAGATGAAACAGATGAAGAATACAATCAAAGACAATTGCAGATGATGGAGGATTCACAGCATGCTGCAACGGTCGTAGCTTTTCAACAGGCAGGGAAAAAGGTAGATATTCAATATCACGGTGTATACGTAACAGGAATCATGTCAGGAATGCCTGCTGAAAAAAAGCTGAAAGTCGGAGATAAGATAATTGCAGTTGACCGTAATCCCGTTATGGAAACTAAAAAGTTATTAGATGTGCTAGCTCCAAAAAAAGCAGGAGATCCTGTAGAATTAACGATTCTTCGGGGTGAAAAGAAAATGAATGTTAGTCTAAACATCGAACAGTTTCCGAAAAAGTATATTCAGGACGAGGGACCTAAAGCAGGGCTTGGCATTACTTCACCAGTAGCTGATGTATCAATCGAGACGGATCCGAAAGTTAAAATAGATACATCACAGATCGGGGGGCCATCCGCTGGTTTAATGTTCACACTAGAAATACTAGATCAGCTAATAGATGACGATTTGACACATGGCAAGAAAATTGCAGGTACCGGTACAATGGATTTGCAAAAGAACGTAGGTCCGATCGGCGGCATTCAGCAAAAAATTGTAGCAGCAGATGAAGCGGGTGCAGAGATTTTCTTCGCACCAGTCGAAGGGGATAACTATAAAGATGCTGTAAAAGCACAAAAAGATATTGGATCTAAAATGAAGATTGTTCCTGTAAAAACATTGGATGATGCTTTAAAGTACTTGGAGAAGTTATAA
- a CDS encoding patatin-like phospholipase family protein encodes MKEPKIGLALGSGGARGFAHLGVVKALREAQIPIDMIAGSSMGALVGAMVCMGHSDENLYRMATLFKRKYYMDYTVPKMGFITGKKIKELVRLLTKQKHIEQTDIPLAIVATDLLLGEKVVFRTGPIADAVRASISIPGILVPEKINGKLLVDGGVIDRVPVSVAREMGADLVIAVDISHFKAELQVSSIFDVIIQSIDIMQREMVRWHEISADIMIRPMVEQFSSTAFKDVNDIMAIGEEAGRKQVPKILEKINKWKESSHDH; translated from the coding sequence ATGAAAGAACCGAAAATCGGACTTGCTCTTGGATCTGGCGGTGCCAGAGGATTCGCGCATCTGGGCGTAGTAAAGGCTTTACGAGAAGCTCAAATTCCTATCGATATGATTGCAGGAAGCAGTATGGGCGCTCTAGTTGGAGCAATGGTATGTATGGGTCATAGCGACGAAAATTTATACCGTATGGCTACGCTTTTTAAAAGAAAATATTATATGGACTACACCGTCCCTAAGATGGGTTTTATTACGGGGAAAAAGATTAAAGAATTAGTAAGGCTTCTTACAAAACAAAAACATATTGAACAAACAGATATACCATTGGCAATAGTGGCAACTGATTTATTGCTTGGTGAAAAGGTTGTTTTCAGAACTGGCCCGATTGCAGATGCTGTTCGTGCCAGCATTTCTATACCTGGCATACTAGTTCCTGAAAAAATTAATGGAAAACTGTTAGTGGATGGCGGAGTAATAGATCGTGTACCAGTATCAGTAGCAAGAGAGATGGGGGCAGATCTCGTAATCGCGGTCGATATTTCACATTTTAAAGCAGAACTGCAAGTTTCTTCAATCTTTGATGTTATTATTCAAAGTATCGATATCATGCAGCGTGAGATGGTTCGCTGGCATGAAATTTCTGCAGATATAATGATTCGGCCAATGGTAGAGCAGTTCAGTTCTACAGCTTTTAAAGATGTAAATGATATAATGGCAATTGGGGAAGAAGCTGGAAGAAAACAGGTGCCTAAAATCCTAGAAAAGATCAACAAGTGGAAGGAGTCATCGCATGACCATTGA
- the ylbJ gene encoding sporulation integral membrane protein YlbJ — MNKAYLKTLIMSSSAIIIAISIIIYPKETYMASVNGLKMWWDVVFPSLMPFFILSEVLMGLGVVHLIGVLFEPLMRPLFRVPGAGGFVWAMGISSGFPAGAKLTARLWHQKQITTIEAERLVSFTNCSNPLFMFSAIAVGFFHNAALGIVLAVSHYLGNFFVGLIMRFHGFKKDSQTNEDRYRGKGLKNALKHMHEARLADNRPIGQLLGDAVQQSTKTLLMIGGFIILFSVLSKMMDLLHVAELLSSITNYFFLLFSLSETLSLPLIKGIFEITLGSNLTSLAQSSILQQAIIVSFILAFSGLSVQAQVASILADTDIKFRPFFVARIMHGFLSAFICLLVFPYLYHVKSSAAPAFAFLTEKSENFGEYGMIALAHSHYITLGFLLLSIFLWNRSLMKKNSLRI; from the coding sequence ATGAATAAAGCTTATTTAAAAACATTGATAATGTCATCTTCTGCAATCATCATAGCGATTTCTATTATAATATACCCAAAAGAAACGTACATGGCTTCTGTAAACGGACTGAAAATGTGGTGGGACGTCGTATTTCCTTCTCTAATGCCTTTTTTTATCTTATCAGAGGTATTGATGGGGCTTGGAGTCGTTCATCTGATAGGCGTATTGTTTGAACCACTTATGCGTCCCCTCTTCCGTGTACCAGGTGCAGGGGGATTCGTTTGGGCAATGGGAATCTCGTCAGGATTTCCTGCTGGAGCAAAGTTAACAGCCCGATTATGGCATCAAAAACAAATCACAACCATTGAAGCAGAGCGTCTCGTATCGTTTACAAACTGTTCGAACCCGTTATTCATGTTCAGTGCCATTGCAGTTGGTTTTTTTCATAATGCTGCACTCGGTATTGTTCTTGCCGTGAGCCACTATTTAGGTAACTTTTTCGTTGGTCTTATCATGAGATTTCACGGTTTTAAAAAAGATTCACAGACAAACGAAGATAGATATAGAGGAAAAGGATTGAAAAATGCTTTAAAACATATGCATGAAGCCCGATTAGCAGATAATAGACCAATCGGACAACTGCTTGGCGATGCCGTTCAGCAGTCCACTAAAACACTGCTTATGATCGGAGGATTTATTATTCTATTTTCCGTACTGAGTAAAATGATGGATCTTCTGCATGTTGCAGAGCTGCTTTCAAGCATAACTAATTATTTCTTTTTGCTGTTCTCCCTATCGGAAACACTGAGTTTACCATTGATTAAAGGAATATTTGAAATTACATTAGGCAGCAATCTAACCAGTCTTGCACAATCGTCCATACTTCAGCAAGCCATTATTGTAAGTTTTATCCTGGCATTTAGCGGACTTTCCGTTCAAGCACAAGTCGCCAGTATTTTGGCTGATACAGATATTAAATTCAGACCGTTCTTTGTTGCCAGAATCATGCACGGGTTTTTATCTGCTTTTATATGTCTTTTAGTATTCCCTTATTTGTATCACGTTAAAAGCAGTGCTGCTCCGGCATTTGCCTTTCTCACAGAAAAAAGTGAGAACTTCGGAGAATACGGCATGATCGCCCTGGCACACAGCCACTATATAACATTAGGCTTCTTACTGCTGTCTATCTTTTTATGGAACCGGAGTTTAATGAAAAAAAACAGCCTCCGCATTTAA
- the coaD gene encoding pantetheine-phosphate adenylyltransferase produces the protein MPTTAVCPGSFDPVTRGHLDIIKRGATVFDEVIVVVANNQSKDPLFTVDERIVLLKEVTKQFPNVKVDSFNGLLIDYVKNIGANVILRGLRAVSDFEYEMKIASINKKLDDEVETFFMMTNNQYSFLSSSIVKEAAKYHANVSDLVPEVVEEALKEKYNSPR, from the coding sequence ATGCCAACGACTGCCGTATGTCCTGGTAGTTTTGACCCTGTTACACGAGGTCATTTGGACATTATTAAACGAGGCGCAACAGTTTTTGATGAAGTAATAGTTGTAGTAGCCAATAATCAAAGCAAAGATCCATTGTTCACGGTAGATGAGAGAATCGTACTCTTAAAAGAAGTGACTAAGCAGTTTCCTAACGTGAAAGTAGATTCGTTTAATGGACTATTGATTGATTACGTGAAAAATATAGGTGCTAATGTAATTCTCAGAGGACTTCGAGCTGTATCTGATTTTGAATATGAGATGAAAATTGCTTCCATCAACAAAAAGTTAGATGATGAAGTTGAAACATTCTTTATGATGACAAACAATCAATACTCGTTCTTAAGTTCAAGTATTGTGAAAGAAGCTGCGAAATATCATGCGAATGTGTCAGATCTTGTTCCCGAAGTTGTTGAAGAAGCTCTAAAAGAAAAATACAACAGCCCCCGTTAA
- the rsmD gene encoding 16S rRNA (guanine(966)-N(2))-methyltransferase RsmD, producing the protein MRVIAGECKGRPLKAVPGTNTRPTTDKIKESIFNMIGPYFDGGIGLDLYGGSGGLGLEALSRGMEHFIFIDKDQKAIHTIKENIKQCNYDEKTEVFRNDAKRALKALNKRELQFDMIFLDPPYAKQMLMKDMEEIDKLQLLSAEGSIVTEHGSDVKLPEQIGSFHQIRQETYGKTTTITIFKRY; encoded by the coding sequence GTGAGAGTAATAGCAGGTGAATGTAAAGGTAGACCCCTTAAAGCTGTCCCAGGTACAAACACTCGCCCAACAACTGATAAGATCAAAGAGTCTATATTTAATATGATTGGTCCTTATTTCGATGGGGGAATCGGTTTGGATTTATACGGCGGCAGTGGCGGTCTTGGACTTGAGGCGTTAAGTCGAGGCATGGAGCACTTCATTTTTATCGATAAAGACCAGAAAGCCATACATACGATTAAAGAGAATATCAAACAATGCAACTATGATGAGAAAACAGAAGTCTTTCGTAATGATGCAAAAAGAGCATTGAAAGCGCTTAATAAAAGAGAACTTCAGTTTGATATGATATTTTTGGATCCTCCGTATGCTAAACAAATGTTAATGAAAGACATGGAGGAAATCGACAAGCTGCAGCTGCTTTCTGCTGAAGGAAGCATTGTAACTGAACATGGGAGTGATGTTAAACTTCCAGAACAGATTGGAAGTTTTCATCAGATCAGACAGGAAACGTACGGAAAAACAACAACCATAACGATTTTTAAACGTTATTAA
- a CDS encoding DUF7147 family protein codes for MIQRFIELGEGYSDLYELLEIMESNKDRITQLLCLKVKKEDKIYASLVAVMQPASEGKFQPLYICREGVPFPSKRYELFESKAAQLNKEIITFDVKPSTDFAETELFFHYLIGILRLNYLIPPLL; via the coding sequence ATGATTCAGCGATTTATTGAGTTAGGTGAAGGTTATTCAGATCTCTATGAACTACTTGAGATTATGGAATCGAACAAAGACCGAATTACACAGCTATTATGTCTAAAAGTAAAGAAAGAAGATAAAATATATGCTTCACTCGTTGCTGTCATGCAACCTGCTTCTGAAGGAAAATTCCAGCCACTATACATATGCAGAGAAGGAGTGCCTTTCCCTTCAAAACGGTATGAATTATTTGAATCAAAAGCCGCTCAGTTAAATAAGGAAATTATCACTTTTGATGTAAAACCTTCAACAGATTTTGCAGAAACGGAACTTTTCTTTCACTATCTGATTGGCATTTTACGCTTAAATTACTTAATCCCGCCTTTGTTATAA
- a CDS encoding YlbG family protein translates to MIGNRRGLSVFLHSLKFSKQLRRYGNVHYVSRKLKYAVLYCDGSKIDEIAAKLESLHFVKEVKRSHKQEIKTEYESKIVDKAKEYDYKMGI, encoded by the coding sequence ATGATAGGTAATCGTCGTGGACTCTCTGTTTTTCTTCATTCTTTAAAGTTTTCTAAACAGCTTAGACGCTACGGTAATGTTCATTATGTGTCAAGAAAGCTAAAATACGCTGTTCTTTATTGTGATGGCAGCAAAATAGATGAGATTGCAGCAAAGCTAGAATCTTTGCATTTCGTAAAAGAAGTAAAAAGGTCTCATAAACAAGAGATTAAAACAGAGTATGAAAGCAAGATTGTTGATAAAGCAAAAGAGTATGATTATAAGATGGGGATTTAA